Proteins encoded in a region of the Sugiyamaella lignohabitans strain CBS 10342 chromosome B, complete sequence genome:
- the RPL17A gene encoding ribosomal 60S subunit protein L17A (Ribosomal 60S subunit protein L17A; copurifies with the Dam1 complex (aka DASH complex); homologous to mammalian ribosomal protein L17 and bacterial L22; RPL17A has a paralog, RPL17B, that arose from the whole genome duplication; protein abundance increases in response to DNA replication stress; GO_component: GO:0005737 - cytoplasm [Evidence IEA,IEA]; GO_component: GO:0005737 - cytoplasm [Evidence IDA] [PMID 11914276]; GO_component: GO:0022625 - cytosolic large ribosomal subunit [Evidence IDA] [PMID 18782943]; GO_component: GO:0005622 - intracellular [Evidence IEA]; GO_component: GO:0015934 - large ribosomal subunit [Evidence IEA]; GO_component: GO:0030529 - ribonucleoprotein complex [Evidence IEA]; GO_component: GO:0005840 - ribosome [Evidence IEA,IEA]; GO_function: GO:0003735 - structural constituent of ribosome [Evidence IEA]; GO_function: GO:0003735 - structural constituent of ribosome [Evidence IDA] [PMID 18782943]; GO_process: GO:0002181 - cytoplasmic translation [Evidence IDA] [PMID 18782943]; GO_process: GO:0006412 - translation [Evidence IEA]) → MTRYSTTPVNPAKSASSRGSYLRVSYKNTYETAQAVNGWPLTKALTYLEQVSEKKRAIPFRKHAGSIGRASQGKEFGVTKARWPVKSVKFVSDLLKNAQANADAKGLDTEKLVIKHIQVNQAPKQRRRTYRAHGRINPYQSSPCHIEIILTEADEEIAKAPETSVVRLNSRQRGAKASQKRITAA, encoded by the coding sequence atgacTCGTTACAGTACCACCCCTGTTAACCCTGCCAAAAGCGCCTCTTCTCGTGGTTCTTACCTCCGTGTCTCTTACAAGAACACCTACGAGACTGCTCAAGCCGTTAACGGCTGGCCTCTTACCAAGGCCTTGACTTACCTCGAACAAGTCTCcgaaaagaagagagcCATTCCTTTCAGAAAGCACGCCGGTTCCATTGGCAGAGCTTCCCAAGGTAAAGAATTCGGTGTCACCAAGGCCAGATGGCCCGTTAAGTCTGTCAAGTTTGTTTCCGACTTGCTCAAGAACGCTCAAGCCAACGCCGATGCCAAGGGACTCGACACTGAGAAGCTCGTCATCAAGCACATTCAAGTCAACCAAGCTCCTAAGCAACGTCGTCGTACTTACCGTGCTCACGGTAGAATCAACCCTTACCAATCTTCCCCATGTCACATCGAGATCATTTTGACTGAAGCTGATGAGGAGATTGCCAAGGCCCCCGAGACCTCTGTTGTCAGACTCAACAGCCGTCAAAGAGGTGCTAAGGCTTCCCAAAAGCGTATCACTGCTGCTTAA
- the COY1 gene encoding Coy1p (Golgi membrane protein with similarity to mammalian CASP; genetic interactions with GOS1 (encoding a Golgi snare protein) suggest a role in Golgi function; GO_component: GO:0005794 - Golgi apparatus [Evidence IEA]; GO_component: GO:0000139 - Golgi membrane [Evidence IEA]; GO_component: GO:0000139 - Golgi membrane [Evidence IGI] [PMID 12429822]; GO_component: GO:0030173 - integral component of Golgi membrane [Evidence IEA]; GO_component: GO:0016021 - integral component of membrane [Evidence IEA]; GO_component: GO:0016020 - membrane [Evidence IEA]; GO_function: GO:0003674 - molecular_function [Evidence ND]; GO_process: GO:0048193 - Golgi vesicle transport [Evidence IGI] [PMID 12429822]; GO_process: GO:0006891 - intra-Golgi vesicle-mediated transport [Evidence IEA]; GO_process: GO:0006810 - transport [Evidence IEA]), whose amino-acid sequence MSSANNSPKIPEDDVNANSTAPTSTGGPSAPEGQSTTTTTSKEALNPFEQAIKVWSDIDLSSLQKSLDDEGDQILVNQTTSVKGRKELASRTKSFRKLSDEEKLVEIKSLLKLYQTEIDNLTNRGKFAETSFMNVYKLLAEAPDPRPLLEASVDSVISASEVNRLMTENARLNDLVSRHADYDSVKAKLLKVEQSSIETARAKVNAKEAEMNALFDEKERNWKLREEELQRQIEDLSANKDVAEARLSAHNSSIDPSEGAKSRLLELELVAGDLERANRKVAQVEKRNLELRTELEGLKSETKANEEKAVLESKISDLEGENAIVLAKIQSLDSKLATQTAASQQKIEVLERDVSRKSEEITTLKNRLHKQQDYEEIKRELDVLKSIEFDVGEDDGERSARSISTQNENAQETKLEKMLLTRNKKLTSDLTNLRVTNHELNEANQAANRQISSLTSELEEARNLNNKLEEDLLTLKNSGTSPAMSTVSGWNNSSWGGKNSVNGRVSPTSSIIGGRDGRDLRGGPTPTTSSSDSSILPIITQQRDRFRQRNAELESELRKNWALISSLQKEVETVKKDNVELYERTRYASSYKAQSKRGGSSAEDRYRSVYEEGLTPFQQFRGRETERALSKMGPLERIVYSFFRGVLSNRLSRNFFFLYCLGLHLLVMVILMYGATSSPVLEVPSTVPGTGAEESLVSEAAVQLAEHP is encoded by the coding sequence ATGTCAAGTGCAAACAATTCACCCAAGATTCCAGAGGATGATGTCAATGCTAACTCAACGGCCCCAACAAGCACTGGGGGTCCTTCTGCTCCTGAGGGTCAATCTACCACAACAACTACATCCAAGGAGGCTCTGAATCCATTTGAACAAGCGATCAAGGTTTGGTCTGATATTGATCTTAGCTCGTTGCAGAAGTCATTAGATGATGAGGGCGATCAAATTCTAGTCAATCAAACTACCTCCGTAAAAGGAAGAAAGGAACTGGCTTCTCGAACCAAATCGTTTAGAAAGTTatcagatgaagagaagTTGGTTGAAATAAAGTCTTTATTGAAATTATACCAGACGGAGATTGACAATCTAACTAATCGAGGTAAATTCGCGGAGACGAGTTTTATGAATGTCTATAAACTATTGGCCgaagcaccagatccaAGACCACTATTAGAAGCGTCAGTTGACTCTGTAAtttcagcttcagaagTTAATCGCTTGATGACAGAAAATGCTCGGCTAAACGATTTGGTCAGCCGTCATGCTGACTATGATTCGGTTAAAGCAAAGCTTTTGAAGGTAGAACAATCATCAATTGAAACAGCTAGAGCAAAGGTGAATGCGAAGGAAGCGGAAATGAATGCATTATTTGATGAAAAAGAGCGCAATTGGAAATTGCGTGAGGAAGAACTCCAACGACAAATTGAAGATTTAAGCGCCAACAAAGATGTTGCTGAGGCAAGACTTTCTGCTCACAACAGCTCTATCGATCCTTCTGAGGGTGCTAAGTCACGACTACTTGAATTAGAGTTAGTTGCTGGCGACCTAGAAAGAGCGAACCGTAAGGTTGCTCAGGTCGAGAAACGAAATCTCGAGCTAAGGACAGAACTAGAAGGACTCAAATCAGAAACTAAAGCTAATGAAGAAAAGGCAGTACTAGAATCGAAAATTTCAGATCTAGAAGGCGAGAATGCAATTGTTCTTGCTAAGATCCAATCATTAGACTCCAAGCTAGCTACTCAAACAGCTGCTAGCCAACAAAAGATTGAAGTTTTAGAGAGAGATGTATCCAGAAAATCGGAGGAAATCACTACCTTGAAAAATCGGTTGCATAAACAACAGGACTATGAAGAAATAAAACGCGAATTGGATGTTCTGAAGTCGATTGAATTTGATGTTGGCGAGGATGATGGTGAGCGGTCAGCACGAAGTATTAGCACTCAGAATGAGAACGCTCAAGAAACTAAGCTAGAAAAGATGCTGCTAACTAGAAACAAAAAGCTAACATCCGATCTTACGAATCTTCGAGTCACCAACCATGAACTTAATGAGGCCAATCAAGCGGCTAATCGACAAATCAGTTCCTTGACTTCAGaactagaagaagcacgaaatttaaataataaactggAGGAAGACCTGCTAACACTCAAAAACTCCGGCACCTCTCCAGCTATGTCGACTGTATCGGGTTGGAATAATAGCTCTTGGGGCGGTAAAAATAGTGTTAACGGTAGGGTCTCACCCACATCATCAATTATCGGAGGGCGTGATGGTCGTGACTTAAGAGGCGGCCCCACTCCGACTACCTCTAGTTCTGACAGCTCTATTCTGCCAATTATCACCCAACAGAGAGATAGATTCCGGCAGCGAAATGCAGAGTTGGAAAGTGAGCTTCGTAAAAATTGGGCGCTAATCTCATCACTTCAGAAAGAAGTTGAAACAGTTAAAAAAGATAATGTGGAGCTTTACGAACGAACTCGTTATGCTTCATCTTACAAGGCCCAATCTAAGCGGGGAGGATCGTCCGCCGAAGATCGATACAGGTCTGTATATGAAGAAGGTTTAACTCCATTCCAGCAGTTTCGAGGGCGTGAAACTGAAAGAGCCCTCTCTAAAATGGGTCCTCTAGAAAGGATTGTCTACTCGTTCTTCAGAGGTGTCCTGTCAAACAGGTTGAGTCGaaactttttctttctttacTGTCTAGGCCTCCACCTTTTAGTAATGGTCATTCTTATGTATGGTGCAACATCAAGCCCTGTCCTAGAAGTCCCCTCTACGGTCCCTGGAACTGGAGCAGAGGAGAGCTTAGTATCAGAAGCTGCTGTCCAACTGGCTGAGCACCCTTAG
- the FUN26 gene encoding nucleoside transmembrane transporter FUN26: MPEDNEDNEAVYLLNEEGDVPPNLIGTNSPPSISNLDYVAYATIGASYLWPWNCLLSATPYFQGRFEGYKFLQANFSSFVMSITTVTGTLFTILLADRQKNADYSWRVRVGELTIASVFLLLAFSCALSIPAVPYFLFILLCVFSSSIGTGLTQNGSYAIGNTLTSSHTQAITVGQAVSGVLPPIISMLSAIGSGASKEHSNDVNESLDVRESGSSSTNSSVGSALYFLAATAVCTAAIICFRQSEKYRKSNASGFSFSNENPAPEPLSATKKQHIPLSTLFSKLFVPASTVFITFAITLIYPVFAGTVKSSNGIPTQFFIPAVYLFWNSGDLLGRVLCGRPQFVVKDRRALTGYAVARLLFVPAFFLTNINGDGIIQSDVYYLLLQFAFGVTNGQLVTSALMESPSFVNENEKEAAGGFMTMSLSIGLAVGSLLSFVLVWILG; this comes from the coding sequence ATGCCAGAAGACAATGAAGATAATGAAGCAGTTTATCTTCTGAATGAAGAGGGCGATGTGCCGCCCAACTTAATAGGTACAAATTCACCTCCCAGTATTTCGAATCTTGACTATGTAGCATACGCTACGATTGGCGCTTCATATCTTTGGCCATGGAACTGCCTACTATCCGCGACGCCTTATTTCCAAGGAAGATTTGAGGGATATAAATTTCTTCAGGCCAATTTTTCAAGTTTTGTTATGTCAATCACAACTGTGACAGGTACCCTGTTCACAATCCTCTTGGCAGACCGGCAAAAGAACGCTGACTACTCTTGGAGAGTGAGGGTCGGGGAACTTACTATTGCCAGTGTGTTTTTGCTATTAGCATTTTCCTGTGCATTATCTATTCCTGCCGTTCCATACTTCTTATTCATTTTGTTATGTGTTTTTTCCTCTAGTATTGGAACTGGATTAACTCAGAACGGTTCATATGCCATTGGCAACACATTGACCTCCAGCCACACTCAGGCTATTACTGTGGGCCAAGCTGTCAGTGGTGTATTACCACCAATCATCTCAATGCTCTCAGCTATAGGAAGCGGAGCAAGTAAAGAGCATTCCAATGATGTTAATGAATCCCTAGATGTTAGAGAGAGTGGTTCCTCTTCTACGAACTCATCTGTTGGATCAGCCCTGTACTTTCTGGCAGCTACTGCAGTGTGCACAGCTGCTATTATTTGTTTCAGACAGAGTGAGAAATATCGAAAATCAAATGCATCGGGTTTCAGTTTTTCTAATGAGAATCCTGCTCCGGAACCTCTTTCAGCAACCAAAAAGCAGCATATTCCGTTATCAACATTATTTAGTAAGCTATTCGTTCCTGCTTCTACTGTCTTTATCACTTTTGCAATCACTCTTATCTATCCTGTTTTTGCAGGTACAGTGAAGTCATCAAATGGTATTCCTACTCAATTTTTCATTCCTGCGGTTTACCTCTTCTGGAATTCGGGAGATCTTCTTGGCCGGGTTTTGTGTGGTCGTCCACAATTTGTTGTTAAAGACCGCCGAGCTCTCACAGGTTACGCTGTAGCtcgattattatttgtgcCTGCATTTTTCTTGACTAACATTAACGGTGATGGCATAATTCAAAGCGACGTCTATTAtctccttcttcaatttgCATTCGGAGTCACAAATGGACAGCTCGTGACTAGTGCATTGATGGAATCCCCATCGTTTGTAAACGAGAACGAAAAAGaggctgctggtggattTATGACTATGTCTTTATCTATTGGCCTTGCTGTTGGGTCTCTTTTATCATTTGTTCTCGTTTGGATTCTTGGCTAA
- the RPD3 gene encoding histone deacetylase RPD3: MPVAYAYSEELIEYADKLPSNKGRASRVNALIESFGLMDKFDGIIRVKPCTQADLEKYHDKNFIKFLLTGDDGLDAESETEGEESDESYEGKDEPVSKEALYGLHYDCPPFDGLEKYVKLVAGATLQCADYLVSLLDTDIAQNTSKVAINWTGGRHHAKRAACSGFCYVNDINLGIQRLRTKFDKVLYVDLDLHHGDGVETAFAYSDKVKSVSVHRYERGFFPGTGGMNTTSRSVVNIPTKYGLSDKSFIQIFDTIIVAEKEDFQPDAVVVTTGCDGLARDELREWNLSFSSFEYIIDQIVNSWKLPTLLLGGGGYHTLDTARCLAICTAAALNVPDRKQWVEIPMHDYFNEYVKDNYSLRVESHVRHNTPDENSEEYLKKLADYFEHRR, encoded by the coding sequence ATGCCGGTAGCGTATGCGTATAGTGAAGAGCTAATTGAATATGCTGATAAGCTACCCTCGAATAAGGGGAGAGCGTCCAGGGTGAATGCCTTGATCGAGTCCTTTGGTTTAATGGACAAGTTTGATGGCATCATTCGCGTGAAACCATGCACACAAGCGGATCTCGAAAAATATCACGATAAAAATTTTATTAAGTTCCTATTGACCGGTGACGACGGACTGGATGCTGAAAGTGAAACggaaggagaagaaagtGACGAGAGTTACGAAGGGAAGGACGAGCCCGTGTCCAAAGAAGCGCTTTATGGATTACACTATGACTGTCCGCCGTTTGACGGTTTAGAGAAGTATGTTAAGCTTGTAGCAGGAGCTACTCTACAATGTGCTGATTACTTAGTGAGTCTTCTTGATACAGACATAGCCCAAAACACGTCTAAAGTGGCTATCAATTGGACAGGAGGAAGGCATCACGCTAAGCGTGCTGCATGCTCTGGATTCTGTTACGTCAACGACATCAATTTAGGAATACAACGATTGAGAACAAAATTTGATAAAGTTCTATACGTTGATCTCGACCTCCATCATGGGGATGGGGTTGAAACGGCGTTTGCTTATTCTGACAAAGTGAAATCGGTATCTGTCCACCGTTATGAAAGAGGGTTCTTTCCTGGGACAGGAGGGATGAATACCACGTCACGTTCGGTTGTAAACATCCCTACTAAATATGGGTTATCAGATAAATCATTTATTCAAATTTTTGATACCATTATTGTGGCAGAAAAGGAAGATTTTCAGCCGGATGCGGTAGTTGTCACAACTGGATGTGATGGTTTAGCTCGTGACGAGTTACGAGAATGGAATTTGTCCTTTTCatcttttgaatatataaTCGACCAGATAGTTAACAGCTGGAAGCTACCAACACTATTACTCGGAGGAGGGGGTTATCACACTCTAGATACAGCTAGATGTCTCGCGATTTGTACCGCTGCGGCCTTGAATGTTCCTGACAGAAAACAATGGGTTGAGATACCAATGCACGATTACTTCAACGAATACGTTAAAGACAACTATTCACTTCGGGTTGAAAGTCACGTCAGGCATAACACTCCAGACGAAAACTCTGAGGAGTATTTAAAAAAGCTGGCTGATTATTTTGAACATCGGCGATAG
- the BFR1 gene encoding Bfr1p (Component of mRNP complexes associated with polyribosomes; implicated in secretion and nuclear segregation; multicopy suppressor of BFA (Brefeldin A) sensitivity; GO_component: GO:0005737 - cytoplasm [Evidence IDA] [PMID 23222640]; GO_component: GO:0005783 - endoplasmic reticulum [Evidence IDA] [PMID 23222640]; GO_component: GO:0042175 - nuclear outer membrane-endoplasmic reticulum membrane network [Evidence IDA] [PMID 11410665]; GO_component: GO:0005844 - polysome [Evidence IDA] [PMID 11410665]; GO_component: GO:0030529 - ribonucleoprotein complex [Evidence IDA] [PMID 11410665]; GO_function: GO:0003723 - RNA binding [Evidence IDA] [PMID 11410665]; GO_function: GO:0003729 - mRNA binding [Evidence IDA] [PMID 23222640]; GO_process: GO:0016071 - mRNA metabolic process [Evidence IPI] [PMID 11410665]; GO_process: GO:0007126 - meiotic nuclear division [Evidence IMP] [PMID 8913743]; GO_process: GO:0007088 - regulation of mitosis [Evidence IMP] [PMID 8913743]), with protein sequence MSKSNSPTPAPAAGAGKRVTRPNKEAFNAKLAELEAEFKTAEKNLEIARNDVKKALGTSTPQTEEREKLSNELNEIAAKQRQFKTSNASIKKEIDIIDENIKRSIKDLKALKDKNSYKSVDEVNAKIKSLERDIESGKLRLVEEKRYIADISNLKKIKNSFGQLDQLQASIDAERAKLAKVRGTLDTTSQNALSDRYNEVKKQLDAIRDGQQKAYKEKNTLFEKRDAANKVRDAARSNISKLKDEYYGQLRAYTAQAEADRIARAEKEEAEKKAFAAEKKKAELREKLEAASEPAFANQIDIAENLLVHFDPEYKRADSNDISLKSTGPVKTASGRTIDVPHGAELKKSDEELFAGLGGKKNKKKSSSDSKLRLNVGIIDDFATLNIPIPVSKDDVEGTIAKLKEKIQYYKENQDRVTAERIERAKAEIAKLELADKEDEEKKEEEEEKAEEAPAATEKAEPEASVEASA encoded by the coding sequence ATGTCCAAATCAAATTCCCCAACTccagccccagctgccggtGCTGGCAAGAGAGTGACTCGTCCTAATAAGGAAGCATTCAACGCCAAATTGGCCGAGCTTGAGGCTGAATTTAAGACTGCCGAAAAGAATCTTGAAATTGCTCGTAATGATGTCAAGAAGGCTCTGGGTACTTCTACTCCTCAAACCGAGGAAAGAGAAAAGCTTTCAAACGAATTGAATGAGATTGCTGCCAAGCAGAGACAGTTCAAGACTTCTAATGCTTCGATTAAGAAGGAGATTGATATCATTGACGAAAACATTAAGCGTAGTATTAAGGATTTGAAGGCCTTGAAGGATAAGAACTCTTATAAGTCTGTGGATGAAGTCAACGCCAAGATCAAGTCTTTGGAAAGGGACATTGAATCAGGAAAACTTCGTCTCGttgaagagaagagatacattgctgatatcagcaaCTTGAAAAAGATCAAAAACAGCTTTGGTCAGTTGGATCAATTACAAGCTTCCATTGATGCTGAGCGTGCAAAGCTTGCCAAAGTCCGTGGTACTCTTGACACCACTTCTCAAAATGCCCTTAGTGACCGTTATAACGAGGTCAAGAAGCAGTTAGATGCTATCCGTGATGGCCAACAGAAGGCTTACAAGGAGAAGAACACTTTGTTTGAGAAGCGTGACGCTGCTAACAAGGTTCGTGACGCTGCTAGATCAAACATTTCCAAGTTGAAGGATGAGTACTACGGCCAACTGAGAGCCTACACTGCTCAAGCTGAGGCTGACAGAATTGCAAGAGCCGAAAAGGAGGAAGCTGAAAAGAAGGCATTTGCCgccgagaagaagaaagctgAGCTTCGCGAAAAGCTCGAGGCCGCTAGTGAGCCCGCCTTTGCTAATCAAATTGATATCGCTGAGAATTTGCTTGTTCATTTTGATCCTGAATACAAAAGAGCTGATAGCAATGATATCAGCTTGAAATCCACTGGCCCTGTTAAGACCGCTAGTGGTAGAACTATCGACGTTCCTCATGGTGCCGAGTTGAAGAAGTCTGACGAAGAACTTTTCGCCGGTCTTGGTGGTAAGAAGAATAAGAAGAAGTCTTCTTCCGACAGCAAGCTTCGTCTTAACGTTGGAAtcattgatgattttgctACCTTGAATATTCCTATTCCTGTTTCTAAGGATGATGTTGAAGGCACTATTGCCAAattgaaggagaagattCAATACTATAAGGAGAACCAAGACCGTGTTACTGCTGAGCGTATCGAGCGTGCCAAGGCTGAGATTGCCAAGCTCGAACTTGCTGACAAGGAAGAtgaggagaagaaggaggaagaggaggagaaggCTGAAGAGGCTCCAGCTGCCACCGAAAAGGCAGAACCTGAGGCTTCTGTCGAAGCCAGTGCGTAA
- the FEN2 gene encoding Fen2p (Plasma membrane H+-pantothenate symporter; confers sensitivity to the antifungal agent fenpropimorph; relocalizes from vacuole to cytoplasm upon DNA replication stress; GO_component: GO:0000329 - fungal-type vacuole membrane [Evidence IDA] [PMID 22842922]; GO_component: GO:0016021 - integral component of membrane [Evidence IEA,IEA]; GO_component: GO:0016021 - integral component of membrane [Evidence ISM] [PMID 12192589]; GO_component: GO:0016020 - membrane [Evidence IEA]; GO_component: GO:0005886 - plasma membrane [Evidence IEA,IEA]; GO_component: GO:0005886 - plasma membrane [Evidence IGI,ISS] [PMID 10373490]; GO_function: GO:0015233 - pantothenate transmembrane transporter activity [Evidence IGI,IMP] [PMID 10373490]; GO_process: GO:0006897 - endocytosis [Evidence IMP] [PMID 15020461]; GO_process: GO:0015887 - pantothenate transmembrane transport [Evidence IGI,IMP] [PMID 10373490]; GO_process: GO:0055085 - transmembrane transport [Evidence IEA]; GO_process: GO:0006810 - transport [Evidence IEA]), with amino-acid sequence MLGSWYKKNELGKRAAIFVSVGDIGSMAGGWIQAGLFARLDGHGLPAWRLIFIVVFAMTIPFVFLGLIAIPDLPRHENAWFLSDEEKKLAIDRLQRHVPTETMSLRVVWRAVKSWQFWLMPFIFFLYGVSVQMLGNNVMPLWMKSRGYTVVQMNNYPTVIFAFAIVGTLGYSFLSDRLGSRWQASVAIGFTFTLCCPILLSNNVPDGAKFFAFFFLGTCLAPQALWFTWCADVTSHDLYLRSITTGWMNAIDEAFIAWWPIVFYPVTDAPTFRTGYIASLVLGTLIVPTVGAIVYLDRRDQRLHYDADSDDEQTPIEGVGHNSSQRSILANDASKLQSNYNSIEVTI; translated from the coding sequence ATGCTTGGAAGCTGGTATAAAAAGAACGAATTAGGAAAAAGAGCTGCTATATTTGTTTCCGTTGGTGACATTGGTTCAATGGCGGGCGGATGGATCCAGGCTGGGTTATTTGCACGACTTGATGGACATGGTCTTCCTGCATGGAGATTGATTTTCATTGTCGTCTTTGCAATGACAATTCCATTCGTGTTTTTGGGATTGATTGCAATTCCCGACTTACCACGTCATGAGAACGCCTGGTTTCTGAGtgatgaagagaaaaagcTAGCAATTGACCGGTTACAAAGACATGTACCCACGGAAACTATGTCATTAAGAGTTGTCTGGAGAGCTGTGAAGAGCTGGCAGTTTTGGTTAATgccatttattttttttctgtatGGAGTGTCGGTACAAATGTTGGGAAATAATGTAATGCCTTTATGGATGAAGTCTCGTGGCTACACTGTCGTTCAAATGAATAACTATCCTACTGTTATTTTTGCGTTTGCTATTGTGGGTACTTTGGGATATTCATTCTTATCCGATAGACTTGGATCACGATGGCAAGCTTCTGTCGCTATTGGGTTCACATTTACATTGTGTTGCCCTATTTTGTTATCGAACAATGTACCAGATGGTGCTAAATTCtttgcatttttctttttaggAACTTGTCTTGCTCCCCAAGCTCTCTGGTTTACTTGGTGCGCTGATGTAACTAGTCATGACTTATATCTTCGAAGTATCACTACTGGTTGGATGAATGCTATTGATGAAGCATTTATTGCTTGGTGGCCCATAGTATTTTATCCCGTAACGGATGCTCCTACCTTTAGAACAGGCTATATAGCCTCTCTTGTGTTAGGTACATTGATTGTCCCTACTGTGGGTGCCATTGTGTACCTAGATAGACGAGATCAACGTTTGCATTATGATGCTGACAGTGACGATGAACAAACACCTATTGAAGGCGTAGGTCATAATTCGAGTCAACGGTCAATCCTAGCCAATGATGCTTCAAAATTGCAGTCGAACTATAACAGTATTGAGGTTACAATATAG